A region of the Sarcophilus harrisii chromosome 3, mSarHar1.11, whole genome shotgun sequence genome:
AGGACTGCAGCAATGTGGCTGTTTCTGGAAGCTGCACCACCCACAGGGAGCATGGCTGGGCTGGTAGGCCTTCCTGCAGGGCGGGCTCTATGTGGGGACGCTGGCACCCGATTGCTCAGAAAGCTCTTCCGGGCTGGCAGGATGGCACCAGAAATTCGGTGGAGAGGGGCCGTTCGGAGCATAGGGATGGAGTAGGCCAGAGAGGAGGCAGTCACGAGTGCCAGACCCGGGCTGGGCACTTGCTGGGGGACCGGAAGCTGGCTCGAGGCTGCTGAGGAGCCATGGGGAAATGCCCAGGGCCAAGCCGGGCAAGGCAGGAAGGTGGCAGCCCCTGGTGAGGGCACCATCTCAGCAATGTAGTTGTGCAGATGAGAGAGGAGGCGGAGGCGGATGGGCTCCGTGCTGCTCTGGCCCTCCAGGACCCCAAGGTATCTTCCAACCTCCGTGAGGCACTCTCGAAAGCCAATGCTTCTGTAGTCCACTGCCAGGGCCCGGGCATCGAAAAGTCCTGAGGGCAAAGGGCACAGGAAACATCAGGCCTGCTGGTTCATCACCAACACTCCTACCTATTCTACTAACACTGTGAatagctgggggtgggggggagactGGCTGGCTACAATGATTCAGTGCTCAGTTTGCAAAGGCCTGAAATATTTCAGAATAAAGCCCAGTTTCCCACTATTCAGGATAAAAATAACTGCCTGGGAAGGCGAAGTTTGCTTCCCATCAGTTTCCATTTGCTTATCAGCAGCAAGAACATAATTATGACTTACAGCTGCAACCAAAGCTTGAGAGTCTCACAGAACtacagatttggaactggaagggatcaTTTTGTCCCTTTGGACTGAAGAACAAAACAGTCCCTTCCAGTCCTGTCTGATGACTCTTCTTGACGCtgtttggcgttttcttggcagaaatactggagtgatttgcctttgtttctctagctcattttatagatggggaaactgaggcaaacagggttaagtggcttgcccaggatcacgcaactaataaatatcagaggccagatctgaattcagttctccctgactccaggcccagaggcTCTGTGCACTGAGCCAAGAACTGATAAAGCTGAGAGAATTCACATTGGATGGCCTTGGTGTTAAGTTCTTCCCCATTTTGAGGAAGGGTCCAGGGAAGTCATACTTTATTCCCCAGACTTTAAAGCCATGTTTCAGTGGCTTCTCCTTGGGTCCTGCAGCCCCCTTATTCCATTGGTGAGATCCTCTCATAATGATTTTTGAGGAAGACCCCAAGCCAGTCATCCTTTACACTCCAGATTTCACCATCTTTTTTCATGGGTTTCAGCCATGTCTATTTCTCTGATCCTAATCTTTCTTCTCTCATCTGCATATGTTTAAATAAGCTGCATAGTCCATAGAGGTACTGCATCCCTCATTCCCAtgcttttcagctcccttttaagGGTTTTCTTGTCCTAAATGAAAgtaagcactgggcttggagtcagggagactcctcttcctgagttcaaacccagtctcagacacttcctggcagTGTAATTCTGGACAGGTCACTTAgtcccgtttgcctcagttttcccatctgtaaagggagctgcagaaggaaatagtGAACCACTGCAGTGTAAGTCAGACATGATTCAACAACAAGAAGAAGTACCTTTAGGTGaggaaaatatctttatttttctataattatacACAACTTGCTCTTAGTCTTCTGAAATAAAAAGTCTTACATGGAGTCACTTTTAGGCCTGGGCAGCTATGAAATGCTACATAGCAAAATAGACAAcatactgaacttggaatcaaaagacctgagttcaaattctcagTCACTTGACCTTGGggacctcatctataaaatgggcatgaaAATATCTGCCCCCACCTCCATCCTTCCCCCAGTAGGGTaattgtgaggatccaatgaaaaTCTATCTGGAAAGCATTCAGCAGCCAAAAAGAACTGTAACTGTTTATCATGCAACAGTGTTGAGTCTGATTCATTAACTAATTTCCCTCAAAGCCAGAGTGtcttttcttcatctaaaagGAAAAGTCCCCTTGAGTTCTACTTTATGATGTGATTATCTCTGGGGCAGGGGGGCTCCTTCTCAGCACAGACGTCAGACTCATGGGATGGTGAGAAGCACTGGGACATGCTGGGACAAGATGGGCTCCCATCAGGCCGGGGCAATCAAGGGtcagtgagtcatttttccagtGCCCTTCCTTGCCTCCCACTGAGAGTTCTGCACAGTAAGCCCTCAGAAAGCACCGAGAcacacccccacccccaattcaGAGACAAGCCAGCCAGGAGggataacagctaacatttacttGGCACTACTGCATATATGCCTGGCCCTgtcctaagtgctttataaacatcatctcattagatcctcacaacaaccctgggaagtcaGTGCtgtcatttcccccattttacagataagaaaattgaggcaaactgcaGTTGTCAGTTGCTTAAGATCACATacctaggaaatatctgaggccatatttgcactcagatcttcctgcctccaggacACCCCCGGTGTCCTGGTACTTTCAGTGCCTAGGTACCAAGTGTCCCATTTGTAGCACGGGTTTCATAAAGCAAAGGGGCTCAGATTTCTCTAATCCTGATTCATTCACAGGGCTGCAAAAGGAGCCCTTGATCTGGAGgtggaggatttgaactcaaatgccAGTTCAGATTCTTCCTATCTTTGTGACATTAGATAAagccctttctttctctgtgcctcagtttccccaaatgtaaaatattattggaGGAGGGATTGGATGAAATGAttcttccctccaacatttactagttctgtgactctggggaaatctcttcagtttccccaaatgagagagttggatccTATgggttctaaagtcccttctaattcctatgatcttattatctccataagccttctagctttttttttttccttttctttctttcctttctttctttctttctttcttttttttttttgctgaggcaactgggctaagtgacttgcccagggtcacatagctaagaagtattaagtattaagtgtctgaggccagatttgaactcagattctcctgacttcaggctggggctctatccactgagccacctagctgcccacttaGCTTTTCTGAGTCAATAAATTCTAGAACCAGGAATATTGAAGAACCCCTAGTCCAGcctatttatcatcatcatcattatctagTGTACAGGCAACATGTGGAGTCAGGGAAGACCCAAATTTAAATCTTGTCAGTGCCAGAGGcaccatgtgaccctggatacATCACTTGCTTTCTCTTAACTTCAGTTTCATTACCTGTAAAATGGCCATAATtacagcacctacctccctggGATGCTGTGAGATATTTTATGTCAAGccctttgcaaatgttaaagcttctatagaaatgatgaatattattCACGGGGCTCCCCAGGGTCAGACCTCATACATTCATTTGATTCTCTTGAGGCTCTGAGAGTTGGGGTTCCATTCTGTGATCTCTCAGGACACGTCACAGATCTGAGCTAAGGCCCCCATGGGAGAGGCTCCCTGGGGCCCTGGACCTCCAGTCCAGGAACAGAAAACGAGGTCCTGACAGAGCCGATGGGAGGGGTGTTGGTTTTTAAGGACAACGGATCTCCCTGAGGCACTTAGC
Encoded here:
- the HEYL gene encoding hairy/enhancer-of-split related with YRPW motif-like protein; this encodes MKRLAEDSPSDSESEGTIDVGKEEYSQGSRAQSPSTTSQMQARKKRRGIIEKRRRDRINSSLSELRRLVPTAFEKQGSSKLEKAEILQMTVDHLKMLRATGGSGLFDARALAVDYRSIGFRECLTEVGRYLGVLEGQSSTEPIRLRLLSHLHNYIAEMVPSPGAATFLPCPAWPWAFPHGSSAASSQLPVPQQVPSPGLALVTASSLAYSIPMLRTAPLHRISGAILPARKSFLSNRVPASPHRARPAGRPTSPAMLPVGGAASRNSHIAAVLLSSSCSPSTGVPLPPVYSSPPALSPSAQGPAGRVGTARLCRSWTTEVGAF